The Homo sapiens chromosome 6 genomic scaffold, GRCh38.p14 alternate locus group ALT_REF_LOCI_2 HSCHR6_MHC_COX_CTG1 genomic interval CTACTGAAGGAAGAACGTGAGTAGGTTAGGATTTCGGTTGAGAGGCTTGGGGTCTTGCGTTTCGCCCACCATCTCCTGGGGACAGGGTGGAGTCGATATCCGGGACGGGGGGGAGGTTGCGGTGCCCCTCAGGGCTACCTCTCAAGAGTGCTATCATTTCCGCAGGCCAGATCAGAAAAGGGAGCTCAGGTACCTTCCAGAGAGTGAGACCCAGCGCCCTTGTCTCGCACCCAGTAGGCTTTCATCCCCGCCATGGCGGAGCTGATCCAGAAGAAGCTACAGGGAGAAGTGGAGAAATATCAACAGCTACAGAAGGGTAAGGGAACAGGGTCGGTATGGTCTCGCCCAATGCACTTACAACCCAAAGCCATTACCGAGATAAGGTTTGTTGCCCCATCTGGGCCCTCGCGTGCAGAGACTTCCCCGCCTCAGTCTCAGTACTCTTCCCTGTTCACTCACCCGCTGCCCCCATCCTTTTCTGCTTCCTCAGATCCATATCCACCTGACTAGGATTGTGGGGATAGGTGGCACATTTGATGTTTCTAAATTGCCTTTCCTCTCATCCCCAGACTTAAGTAAATCCATGTCGGGGAGGCAGAAACTTGAAGCACAACTAACAGAAAATAATATCGTGAAAGAGGTGAGGGACTGGGATTTGTGGGGCGAGGAGGGACCTGTACTAGCCATGGTTCTGATCACATATGTCCCATCCCTCCATCAGGAACTGGCCCTGCTGGATGGGTCCAACGTGGTCTTTAAACTTCTGGGTCCGGTGCTAGTCAAACAGGAGCTGGGGGAGGCTCGGGCCACAGTAGGGAAGAGGCTGGACTATATCACAGCTGAAATGTGAGTTTTTATTCCACCACCGTGTGCTGCACCCTGTGATGCAAGTGAACCATTGGAGTAGAGGTGTTGAACCATTGCAGAACAGCTCTCCATAGTGGCCCCTAGTCCTCCAGTTCCTCCaaccctttccttcccttttaaccccccttcttctccctcccctgGATCTCAAGTTTTCCACCTATCTCTTTCTTGCGTTTAGCACTCTCCATAGTAAGTCCTACTAATTTCTCCCTTTCTGCTTGTCTCCCTTGTCTCTCCTTAGTAAGCGATACGAATCCCAGCTTCGGGATCTTGAGCGGCAGTcag includes:
- the PFDN6 gene encoding prefoldin subunit 6 isoform X1 translates to MAELIQKKLQGEVEKYQQLQKDLSKSMSGRQKLEAQLTENNIVKEELALLDGSNVVFKLLGPVLVKQELGEARATVGKRLDYITAEIKRYESQLRDLERQSEQQRETLAQLQQEFQRAQAAKAGAPGKA